The DNA window GCCTTAATAAGTATTTCACAAGCGATCAAATAGTAGAGCAAGTGAACCAGAATGACATCAATGATAAGTTGAATGATCGGCAACATGGTGAATTGAATAAACTTCGCAATGAAGACCCAAAATAGTCTGAAAATGAGAACGATATAAGTATGCCTAAAAGTGACACTAatggagatataaatcaaaagatTTTGTTTCCTTTAAATGTTGATGATTCAGGAAATTGTGTCAATctttaaaattctttaacacTTGATGGGCACTCCGATGTTGATGGATCAGATTTATTTCTAGAACTAAAGTTGTTAAGACATTCATTACCCGGAGAAGCAAAAAGAGCGATTGATGTGccgaattatttgaaaacaatggatGGTTGTTATCCAAATCCCTATATCGCATATAGAGTTTTGCTGACTATACCAGTTACTGTTACATCTGCGGAAAGGAGTTTTTCTAAATTAGAGTTGATTAAAACTTATCTTCGATCAACTATGTCGCAAGAAAGACTAAATGGGTTAGCTATGTTATCGatcgagaaaaaaaatattgagaaagTTGATTATTCAAACTTGATCAATACTTTCACTTCAAAAAATGTGAGACGAGTAATATTCAAGTGACTATGTACTAGTtcggaacatgaattttatattttgtttggatcttctttgtttttttagtatttacttatgacatattgttttgatgatattttatttttagaattcatgttacaaatactcttatatttaaattgataaaaaaatatatgtatgaatattaagcTTTGAGGGCACTAAGTTTTGTGCTCGCCTCAGGCCTCGAAATCTCAGGTCCGACACTGACGTATGCTACTTCAAATTAGGAAATGTAAATGCTTAAGGCCTGTTTGATTTGGTATCATTGAGTTTGGACCAATTTTTATGTACCTAGATTAATCTTTAGAGTAAATTAACATTTGAATCAATTATTAGATTTATTGGACTAGTATATGTAATAATGTGTTTGGGCTATTTTTTATTCACAAACTCAATTAAAAAGTGATGTACTAAAGTATTTTAGTTATTGAGTTAAGTCACGAATAATTATTAGAATGGTATGTTTATTATGTGTAGAAactgattatttatttattaattataatggattaaataataaataaataggaaTTATAAATAGGATTGTGATCCTCGATTCATAAATAGGCGTCATTTTCATTTCTTATAAACTCTATCATTAGAGAGAAGCAAGAGAGAATTGGAAGAAGATTCAACATGTGGGAACTCAAAAGTTGTTTTTGCAATGACATCATGTAAGCGAAGGTATCATCTCAATTATTGACACAGAGAATTATGatcttgttttgttttgtctagataaacattaatataatgtTTCGAATTATAGATCATTACTAAAGAAAAAACTAACAGATGATCAAGACTAAGACATGATAAGAAGACAATCTCTATATTGTTAGGTTGATATTAAGATTATGATTATAATAAGTAGAATTTGTTGACATCAAGATTATGATTATATCCACTGAGGTAGCcctaaaagaaataaaaggtCACACATTcgattacataaaataataaataaagacgagtctattatgttattatatatttattatatatatatattatatatatatatatatttattatatatatatatatatatatttattatatatatatatatatatatttattatatatatatatatatatatatttattatatatatatatatatatatttattatatatatatatttattatatatatatatatatttatttattatatatatatatatttattatatatatatatatatatttattatatatatatatatatatttattatatatatatatatatatttattatatatatatatatatatatatttattatatatatatatatatatatttattatatatatatatatatatatttattatatatatatatatatatatttattatatatatatatatatatttattatatatatatatatatatatatatatatatggaatttgAAAAGGTCCAccaacaatttatttattatttgttttattatgtggatttttaatgattatatatataataaataaacacttctattttatattatattaaatatgtcaaagacagttttttttattactcatatattttatattgattattaagaatataaatatatttaagaaacttctaattattttgattatctagagataaattatactaaaattattagaaattaaataattaagactATATTAAGATTGAaagagtttattattataaaatatattaattaaaataatatgttgcCAAAGTATCATCTCTTGTGAATATTAATTTGTTGAGAATTTTAAATGAAAGTATATTTGTAATTCATTCGGATATTGTATCGGCCCAaagaaatatcaatattatcaggcagaattaaatatatacaaataatgatAGATATGTAAGAACTATTCAGGTTTTTTTTCATGTGAATAATATTTCGGTCCAAAGATAGAATTATTGTTTAACATGATTTATTGTCAATATTTGATCTAACACTAAATTATCATTTACAAGTTAAGATTTATGTAaaacaacaaaattttaatgttgttccagataatttattttttgatggacaaatattaatataaaatactaattatatttgGATAAGATGTGTGTTTATGATTTCAGTTAATGCTTTCGTTTCTTCAATATCTGTCAATGTTCATTCGATTCTTATACTGAATAGAAACAACTTTAAggattagaaagaaaaatattttgattatcctCGGTTGTATGGATCTAGACTTTGCGTTTCGGATTGATCGATCCATTATTACGGCTAAGGGTACCCTTGATGAAAAACAGGACTTTGAAAAGTGGGAAAGATTAAATCGtatgtgtttgatgatcatcaAACGAGGAATTCCAGAAAAATTTAGGGATGATATCTCTAAAGTTACTAATTCTAAGGAATTCATTGAGAAAATTAAGAAACATTTAGCAAAAAACGATAAAGCTGAAACTCAGCACGCTTATTGCGAGCTTAAcctcaataaaatataaaggaaAATGAAATATAAGAGAGTACATTATAGAAATATCTCACATTGCTTCAAAACTAAAAACACTAAGTTAATGATTTCTAATGAACTGTTCTAGCATTTAGTTTTGATCTCTCTTACTGCacaatttaatcaatttaaggTAAGTTATAATTGTTAGAAGGAGAAATTGACTCTTAATGAGCTCATTTTATATTGTGTTTAAGAGGAGGAGAGATTAAAATAAGATCGGACTAAAAATGCTCATTTAGCTTTGACAAATAACTTCAGGGATCAAAGAAATGAAAGGAACAACCATAAAGAAGTTGCAGGTGGTCCCGcacaaaagaaacaacaaactaaagaaaatgaggaatttagttgtttcttttgttGGTAAACAACACACATGAAGAGAGACTGTACCAAATATCATGTGTGGCGTGCAAAGAAAGGTAGCATTCTTACTTTGGTTTGATCTGAGgttaatttaacttcagtaccgAGTCACACATGGTGCGTAGATTTTGGTGCTACTACTCACATTAGTGTTTCAATGTAGTTTTTTCTAAACTGTCGAAAGCCAAGTAATGACGAAAGATTCATTTTTGTGGGCAATGACAAATCAGTTGAAGTTGAGGCTATTgggaattttagattattattaagaacAGGTTCTTATTTGGATTTGAAAGACACTTTTTTGTAAGTCTTTTAGAcgaaattttgtttatatttttgttttggacaaatttggtttttgttgCTCATTTGGGAATAGTTAGTTTAATCTTctcttaaattcaaatattattgtaaCTAGTTCTTTGTCGGTTTATGATAATCTATATTTCCTTGAAACAATTGCCTTATATAATGAAACTTCGCATACAAGTACACGTGGTACTGAAGAATATTAACAACTAAGAATTCTGCATCAATTTAGCACAAACGTTTAGGTCAAAAATCTATATACACAATTGAAAGACTTATTAGTGATGAAATTCTTGATTCCCTtgatttttctaattttgaGATTTGTGTTGGATGTATTAAGGGAAATCAATATAACTACATACGTCTTAGAACtcatacatattaatatatgtgGGCCATTCCATATGGCCTCTTGGAATTTGTTAACGATATTTTATTTCGTTCATAGACGATTATTCAAAATATGGTTACATATACCTCATCAATGAGAAGTCCCAAGCACTAGACATTTTTAATGCATACAAAGCTGAAGTAGAAAATCAACTTGGTAAGAGAAATAAGGTTGTCAGATCTGACCGTGGTGGTGAATACTATGGTTGATATGATGGATCAAGAGAATAATATCTAGGACCATTACAAACTTTTTAGcttaggaccaagaggtccgaccgagaatcCTCGGCCCGGACCGAAACCTATGATCgagaaaattgacctaggaccgagtatTCTAACtttgggaccgagaatcccaaactTGGGACCGAGAGTCCTGAACACAGGACCGAAGGACTTAGTCTAAAGTtagtctaggaccgagaggttcatACACCTTGACTAGTAAGATCAGCAAAGGACCGAGAGTATTTAGCACCtcaactaagggactttggtGTTTAGACTAGAGATCCCAAACCTCAACCCAGAGGTTCTTCTATCCAGACTGAGGGTCTTTTGACCTCGATTGATAAAATTGAACCCCAGGCCTAGGACTTcagtcctaaggcctatttgatTCCAccttttaaaatccaaaattatttttgaaatattggtctccaaatttttcttaaaatcccaaaatttttgaaaatgcatttttaaataatttttgggtatttccacaaaaatatttcaacaaaatctcatttagtgtttatttctaaaccctaatgcctttaaaaattaCTGATATTCTTCAAGTGTTTCCACCCTAGTTATCATCCGCAATAGGTActagcattttaaatattgtagttttaataatttaaataacgataaaacctagaagcatgactatgACTAGAAGAATAAACGGTTAAGACTCAAAcgttatataattgattttcaaaaatccaactttataagtacataccgtttttaaaatgggtatAGAGGATGTAGCTCGAAAGACATTtcctgagtatcaccaaactacgaattGAAAGAAAATTTTGGTCAATACATCTATATATGCATGTATgacaacttttatttatttttgaaaatcaattggcgactctgttttaaaattaataatttcttaaattaattatgtttagttaatttaaaatcaaggattttttaaaaatcaaactgtgatttgattatcataaatctctggattatttaaaattgaacccccaaaattaattatttttaataaatttcaaaaagcTGCTAGGAATCAGTgacatcttttaaataatattttattttaaaataaaattattgacacACAAACCGAGATTGAACTTCTCAAACTTCGAGCTTTTCACTGGGACCAAGGGTTTTTTGGGGGTTACAGAGATgggataaattattattaaatttagttgttacttaagtttataaatgtgaacATATacattattgaatattttatgTGATTAAGGgttataatatttatgaattcaaGTTAAAGATAGTTGTTTTTAGACAAGACTCGctacaatatatttttgaagatattgagtttgaggggaggAATAAGTTTGTGCAATATgtttttttgaggatattgagtttcaAGGGAGAAATATTTTTGtctttgaaaattattttgatcaataatttcttttgagaaatatttgatttatatttaaaatatttttgacattgataaggattttattcTTATTGATGATAAAGTTTAgaaatcaagagtaacaagatAGTGTTGATCAAATTCATCAATTACAAACTtaacaacctcaaaatcaagtgtctttgCGACAATCTAGTTTAATCGAATGACTCTTTAAGGACAATTTATGGCACTCGTTGCgtattttgatatggagcttaTCAAAATAGATGTTAAGGAGTTTCTCAATGGAGACATTGAAAAAAAATGGTGCAACAAGAAAACATTGTGTCGAGAGActaaattaatatggtttgaaaattaaagaaattcatttaTGGACTTAAATATGTGTCTCGTCAATGGtatcaaaaatttcacaaaataattctcttttggttttgaggtgaatttaattgatgatttgtgtatcacaagttcagtgggaataaacacatatttatagttttatctGTGAACGGCATTTTGTTTGCCACAAATTttgcttgacattaagtagccaaataattatgagataattgaaaagaactaagaattaaatgctcacatatgAGGTCAGATAATTTTAAGATCATTGGGTATTATGACTTCGATTTTTCAGGATGCCAAAATagtcttaatttaattataaatataattattacaattttaatttaaaatattattaacaattctAATACagttatgaaataaattaagaataaaccctaaaaatagaaaaattaacttttgctttacaattattttatattttattttcttataattaattatttaaactaattaaataaaagtagtAACCGATGAGAAAAATTGAGGAATGGATGAGAGAAAATGGCTTTGACATTAAcgggaaaataaaaaaaagtatcaaGAGGTACAagaatgataaattttattatttttacagcaatcaaattaatcattctctttttttatttttttctctcaatcgttcctttttaaataaattaattaataaaatacataGTATAATTAAGTTTCATATCTTAAGtcaaaatataatcaattatttaaaatatattaataaattattattaaacagatttagattaaataaaaaatagtgataactcatttttttggggaaaattATGACCATTAGCAAAACTAAGTATTGGTGTTTGAAATTATCTCTAAAAAATAGTAAGTCTATTATTCTCTATATAAATAACAACATTTCCTAATGGTCATGATCATGACCTAGATTTGCAATACTTGCTCACTCATAAACATCAAAGAGCTACTAAGCATCTTTGAGTATTAATACACGATCCATATTAATTAGATTCCATGGAGccttatttttcttcaattcaatctcttGTGGGTGAGATCAAGAGAGATTTGATGCTGTCCTCAACCCTCAGCCATTTCCCAACAACGTTTGTTTCCCCATCAGCTTATGAAACTGCTTGGCTGGCCATGATTCCCCAAGACCCACAATCAATAAAGGGTCCAATGTTCAAAGGTTGCTTGGATTGGATCATAAATAACCAGAAAGAAGGAGGGTTTTGGGGAGAAGAAGACCAGGAAGGATATCCCACCATTGATGCCCTTCCCTCCACTCTAGCATGCATTGTTGCTCTCAACATGTGGGCTGTTGGCAAAGAAAATGTCACTAAAGGTATTTACGTACAGTCACTAAAATCAAATCACTTATAGCTAAATATTTTGGTTCACTATAAATGTAGTATAAATTTCCCCAATATTTTGTAACATACGACTAATCAAGTCTATAACTTGTACTGTTGTACATACTATTTTGATGGGATTTTCACCATAATTTTGTGGTCATCCCTCTACAAATACTATTTTGCTTAGGTTTTTGATTAACGAAttcttttacatatttaatttcacATTTAAGGGCTGGTCTTCATCCATGGATATTCTGAAAAATTGCTTATGAGGGCCAAAAATAGTTATCATCAACCTCCTCGCTGGTTAACTATAGTTTTACCTGGAACCATCGAACTTGCTCAGTCAAGAGACCTTAAAATTGAGTTTAGTCTTGCTTTCAATGAAATGGTGTCTGAATTGTTCTTCCACAGGCAGAAAATTCTTGCAACGTAAGttaatattatacttttatttgtCTCTCATTTTTTTACGAGCAATTAAACATGATCACCCAATACATGCAGGGAAGTGCTTGTGGACAAACGCCACAACTTTCCATTAATGTCATACCTCGAAGCGCTTCCAGCATCGTATATAATAAAAGAACAAGATGTGTTGATGAATTTGAGTGAAAATGGGTAGTTGTTTCAATCTCCATCTGCAACTGCATTCGCGTTTATGGCCACTGGAAACCATAAATGCTTGAAGTACTTAGAGTTTGTAGTAAAGGAATGTGACAATGGAGGTACGAATTATTAAACAGCCTTTTTTTACCTTAAAATATTGTACATTTAGATAGAAAAATACCGTCGTTAAAGGTCTTTAACTACACAATTATCTTACACTCCTTATTATATTAGgagttcaaaaatataatataatatttatgtaaaggAAATTAGCAAGTAGTTATATTGagattataaaataacttatatgCATGTAATCTTTTTGTTATTCTATAAAATTTACTTTATAACAGTATCAAACTGATTAGGATATTTTTATGTCTTCTCTGCAactatatatagattatatatagtcacaaaaattaacaataaattagttaaacaaCAATAGTAAAATTATAGTTGTTAAAGACCTTTTAGTGACAGAAAAAAAATGAGCAATATTAATTTCAGTGGTTAAAGGTGTATTTTACATAAGTTGAAACTAGCTACCATATATTTGCAGTTCCCACCATGTATCCTCTTGACGAAGAACTCATCAAGCTGTATATCATCAACCAGATACAAAGATTAGGATTGGCTGAGCATTTTGGTGAAGAAATTGACCAAACTTTAGAAACTATTCATAAAAGTTACAACAACCACGAATTCACCGGAGACAACACCGATTTTACCccagtaaatatttataaagacaGTCTCGCATTTCGTCTTCTCCAAATGCATGGCTATAACGTTACACCAggtctctttttttttatctccctAACTTACAAATTTACATGGAATATTGATGAATGATAATGACATGAAATTCATTTCAGATAAATTTTGCTGGTTTGTTCACAATCAAGACATTATTTCCCACGTAGAAATTTACCATGAACAATACATGAGTGCTTTGTACAACATTTATTGTTCCTCCGACCTAATATTTCCAGAAGAGTGTCAATTAGAGAAAGCAAGATCGTACACTATAAGATTGCTAAGAAAAGGCGTTTCTTCAATAAAAATGCCAGCGAAGATAGTCTTGTTGCTTTCCCCAATTTGAAAAGTTTGGTATATGATATTAACTCTTCGATTTAAATTCATGTGTAcgatttattttatctatgtcAGAATAGCTGTTGATGTCTTTAATGTTTAATCCACTGTAGATTGACCGTGATTTGAATGTTCCATGGATGGCTCGCCTAGATCATCTTGACCACAGGTTTTGGATTGAAGTTAACATGGAAGCTGATACCTTATGGGTTGGCAAGGCTTCTTATTATAGGTAAGTTGGTATAATTAATGACCCTGAAAACACATCGAtcctaaacaaaaaaaacaaaatttctaaatgttacaaatatgacaggtaggtatatatatataattggaaatgtttattttcttaaatttcaaaataaggCCTTGATTGAAAACTGTAGCCACCCAGTTTtgaaacttttattaattaagtgtGGCTGACACTTGGCCAGTTCCAGCTCTATTTTCCaacttttctctctttatatatatcttcaaaaaaaatagaatattttagaGAATTGTTGTgaattttttacaaaatttagaGACATAGACATGGCATTGATGAATTCATCTATAATGACATAATGAATAGCGATAAAACATAATGGAtcgtgataaaaaaaaataattgtgttagtaattagttataatattatcttaaaaaataacaaaatttaattttttaattaatatgcattattttaaattgattgacTTTTGTTAGTTTCATCAAATTCAACGTGGTTAATTAATCggaaaatttgtattttattattaaggaTTAAATaccttataattaattttgtctAATATCTTAagacaaaattatatatttacaaaatatttttttaaagaaaatatagtaTCTCAATCTTAACAATAATGACAATATTTTAAAGATGAACATCCATGTAAATATGACAACAGAAATGTATTTGATCTTGtattttaagagtttttttttttgggattttgtCTAAAACAATATTGTTCGATAAAAATTAGGTTATTCTAGTTTTCTCTTTGAATATCCACTTGACACCAATAGAATTTTGACCAGTTGGAAGAAAAGTGAGTTCTCATGTATTGTTTTTTCATTGAATCTCCTCTTTCATGGTTTGTCTCCATTTCTTCTCTCTACTAGCCTCTTTAAAACTCAAAGGCGTTGTTTCGGCCAAAAGACGAAATATAAAAACATCATTCATTACCTCTATATTCTCATAAAGTTCTTTGATAGTTCTCATCCTTCGTGATCCTTCATTAGGGCTTTCACTTGACAAAGATGCACCTGAAGATGTATTCGTTGTCGTCGTAGGAATTGCGGGCTGCCATGTTTCTTCTCATTTGTTGTCCTCATCGAAGATATGGAAGAATTCGTTGACGGAATCTTCATTAATTTCCCAATTCCAATAAACATCTTCATAAAAAATCACATCACGGCTCATAACAATCTTTCCGTTGACAGAATTATAGAGCTTGTACCCCTTTCATTTTTTGTCACAGTTGATGAACACAAACTTCTTGCTTCTATCATCAAGTTTGGTTCTCTCTTGCTCCAGCACATGCTTGTAAGAAATACTCCCAAAAATTCTTAGGTGAGATAAATTTGACTTCTTTCCGCTCCAAGATTCAATTTGTGTTAGGTCTTTCACGATTTTAGTTGGACAACAATTAAGGAGATACAATGCATAAGCCATTGCTTCCGCCCAACATTCTTTTGGAATCTTCTTATGTTTCATAATTCTCCGAGCCATGTTCAGGATTGATTGATTCTTCCTTTTAGccactccattttgttgtggggaTCTTGAAGCTATGAGGGAACACCTAATGCAAATTTCTTCACAAAAATTGTTAAAGGTATCAGACGTAATTCTCCACCACTATCGGTTCTCAACGCCTAAATCATATAGTCAGACTCTTTCTCCACCAAagttttgaaattcttaaaaatatcaaaactcTTAGATTTTTCTTTAAAGAAATAAACTCAAGTTTATCGATTAAAATCGTCGataaaaagtaagaaataattatttttaccatAAGACGATGGTTTGATCGGTCCACATACATCGACATGAATTTTAATTCAAGTAACTTCGTTGTTCTTGACGGTGCTTACTTTAGACAATTTTTTCTTATGTGTTTTCCTAGTAAACACGCTTCACAAAGTTGATCCGGATGATTGATCAAAGGAATCCCCTTCACCATTTCCTTTTTACACATCATTTTTAGGCCACCAAAATTGAGATGTCCCATCCTCATGTCCCAACACTATGCTGGATATGTTACAAACACTTGTAATCAATTTGGCCTTTCGGTTTAAATAGGGAGCGAAAACAGTCAATTCTTCGACATTGTCACCTTCGCAATTTGGTTAGAGCTTCCGTCTCGTAG is part of the Impatiens glandulifera chromosome 1, dImpGla2.1, whole genome shotgun sequence genome and encodes:
- the LOC124922399 gene encoding S-linalool synthase-like, with product MEPYFSSIQSLVGEIKRDLMLSSTLSHFPTTFVSPSAYETAWLAMIPQDPQSIKGPMFKGCLDWIINNQKEGGFWGEEDQEGYPTIDALPSTLACIVALNMWAVGKENVTKGLVFIHGYSEKLLMRAKNSYHQPPRWLTIVLPGTIELAQSRDLKIEFSLAFNEMVSELFFHRQKILATEVLVDKRHNFPLMSYLEALPASYIIKEQDVLMNLSENG